The DNA sequence CGAGATCACCGCGGACGGTGAGGACGTGCTGAACTTCTGCGCCAACAACTACCTCGGCCTCGCCGACGACCAGCGGATCCTGGATGCTGCGAAGTCGGCGCTCGACGAGTGGGGATACGGCCTCGCCAGCGTGCGCTTCATCTGCGGGACCCAGGAGCAGCACCTCGAGCTCGAGCGTCGGCTGGCGGGCTTCCTCGGCACGGACGACGCGATCCTCTACTCGTCCTGCTTCGACGCCAACGGCGGGGTCTTCGAGACCCTGTTCTCCGCCGAGGACGCGATCATCTCGGACGAGTTGAACCACGCGTCGATCATCGACGGCATCCGGCTGTCGAAGGCGCACCGTCTGCGCTATCGCAACCGCGACATGGCCGACCTCGAGGAACAGCTGCGGGCGGCATCCGATGCTCGCTTCCGTGTCGTCGTCACGGACGGTGTGTTCTCGATGGACGGATACATCGCACCGCTCGCCGAGATCTGCGACCTCGCGGAACGGTACGACGCGCTCGTCTTCGTCGACGACTCGCACGCCGTCGGCTTCGTGGGGGAGAACGGGCGGGGCACCCCGGAGCTGTGCGGGGTCGCGGACCGCGTCGACATCTACACCGGCACGTTCGGCAAGGCTCTCGGCGGAGCGTCGGGCGGCTACGTCGCCTCGCACGCCGACATCGTGGCGCTGCTGCGGCAGCGCTCGCGCCCGTACCTCTTCTCGAACACGCTCGCGTCGTCGATCGTGGCCGGCACGCTCACGGCGCTCGACCTCGTGGAAGGCTCGGCGGATCTCCGGGCGCGGCTGCGGGAGAACGCGGCGCTCTTCCGCGAGCGGATCACGGAGGAGGGTTTCGATCTCCTCCCCGGAGAGCACCCGATCGTGCCGGTGATGTTCGGCGACGCCGCACTCACCGCGCGCATCGCCGCCGAGATGCAGCGACAGGGCGTGTACGTGACGGCGTTCAGTTTCCCGGTGGTGCCGCGGGGCCTCGCGCGGATTCGCGTGCAGCTCTCGGCTGCGCACACCGCGGCGCAGATCGAGCGGTGCGTCTCGGCGTTCGTCGCAGCCCGCGCCGCCGTGAGCTGAGCCGAACGACAGACTTTTGCAAAGGAATCCTTGCAAAGAAATGTTTGCAAGGGTATCTTTGCATACATGACGAATCAGCGAGAGTCCCGCAGCCTCGATGCCGGTGCACTCAAGGCACTCGCGCATCCTCTGCGAGTGCGCATCTTCGACCTGCTGAGCGAGCGCGGTCCGCAGACCGCCAGCACGCTCGCCGCCCTGGTCGGCGAGACCTCGGGCTCCATGAGCTATCACCTGCGAGCCCTCGCGGCGCACGACCTGATCCGTGAAGTCGAGGGGCGGGGGACCGCGCGGGAACGATGGTGGGAACGCCCGAAGGGCCGGATCGACCTCCCCGGACCCGACGACACCATGACCCCGTCGAACCGCGCCTCGGCCCAGATCGTCACCGCGGAGTTCTTCCGACTGCGCCACGAGACGCTCCTGGCCTATCTCAACCGCTCCGAAGCCGACATCCCCGAGGAGTGGCGCGACGCCGGCATCATCATGACGACCTACCTCGACCTCACGGCCGAACAGATGAGCGAGCTCAAAGCCGAGCTGACAGCGGTCGTCGACCGGGTCGTCGATCGCTACCAGGGCCAGACCGGGCCGGACGTTCGCCGGGTGACGCTCCGCACAGAGCTCTTCGACCTGCCCGCCGACGCGCGAACGGAGGAATCATGACCAGCGCGACCCTGCACCTCGCGGCACCGACTGTCGTCGAACGCCGCATCCTCACCCTCGCCCGGCACCTCGAGGCGTTCGTCGAGCACCGCATCGCGGCGCGTGCCGAGCGCCGGGAGATCGCACTCGACCTCCTGCGCGAGCAGCAGGCGCGTCGCCAGGACCCCCGGGCCGTCGAGCACCTGCTCGCGCAGATGGGCGTGCCCGGGAGGTGAGGCGAGCGGTGAGGCGCGTTTCGTCTCGCTTCGCTCGCTAAACGACCCGTGGGGGTGAGGGGCGTTTCGTCTCGCTTCGCTCGCTCGACGACCCGTGGGGGTGAGGCGCCCCTGAGGTGCGGCGTCCCGGGCTCGAATCAGTCCTCGAACGGGCGGGCGACGACCTCGCCGGATGCCGTCTGCACGACCTCCCAGCCGGCATCGAGCTCGGCGATCGCCCGGCCCTCGAGCCACGTGAGCGTCCAGTGACCGGTGAGTCCCTTGGACTCCACCTCGGCGATCGCGGGGTGGAGCGCGGACGGCACGGACGCCGGCGGCTCCGCCCCGGTCGACCAGCGGGTGCCCAGCTGCATCATGCCTCCTCGGCCGGCGCGAGCTCGATCGTGACGGCGAACTCCGCCGCTTCGGTGAACTCGAGTTCGGCGATGCGTCCGACCGCGCGCAGATCGTCGGCGGCAGCGCGCAGCGCGTCCAGCTTCGCGGCGGGCGCCGCGATCTCGGCCCGCGAGACGGGGGTCTTCTGCGAGGCCTTCGCCTCGGTCTTGGCCCGGCGGATGCCGATCAGGGCCTCGCTGGCCGCGGAGAGCACCGCGATGTCGCCGTCGATGCGCAGCGGCTCCGGCCACGCGGCCGTGTGCACGGATCCCTCCTCGAACCACGACCACACCTCTTCGGTCGCGAAGGAGATGACCGGCGCCAGCAGGCGCAGCAGTGTCGACAGGGCGAGGCGCAGCGCGAGCGCGGCCGAAGCCTGTCCCACATCGGCCTGGTTGTAGGCGCGCTCCTTGACGAGCTCGAGGTAGTCGTCGCAGAAGGTCCAGAAGAAGGCCTCGGTGACCTCGAGGGCCTTGGCCTGGTCGTAGTTCTCGAACGCCTTCGTCGCCTCGACCACGACGGCGTCGAGCGCCGTCAGCATCGACGCGTCCAGGGCGTGCGTCACCTGCGCCCCCTCCGGCACCGGGAACGACAGTACGAACTTCGCGGCGTTGAGCACCTTAATCGCCAGACGGCGTCCGATCTTCACCTGCGTCGGGTTCTGCGGGTCGAACGCCGCGTCCATGCCGAGGCGGCTCGATGCGGCCCAGTAGCGCACGGCATCCGAACCGTGGGCATCGAGGATGTCGGCCGGGGTCACCACGTTGCCCTTGGACTTCGACATCTTCTTGCGGTCGGGGTCGACGATGAAGCCTGAGATCGCCGCGTTGCGCCACGGCGAGCGCCCGTCTTCGAGGGTCGAGCGCAGCATGGTCGAGAACAGCCAGGTGCGGATGATGTCCTGCCCCTGCGGGCGCAGGTCGAACGGCGAGGTGAGCTGCCACAGCTCCTCGTCGCGCTGCCATCCTCCGGCGAGCTGGGGCGTCAGGGACGACGTCGCCCACGTGTCGAGGATGTCGGCCTCGGCGTCGAATCCGCCCGGCACTCCGCGCTGGTCCTCCGAGTAGCCGGCGGGCACATCGGTGGTGGGGTCGATCGGCAGCGCGGCGTGATCGGGTGTGAGCACACGGTCGTAGTCGCGCTCGCCGTTCTCGTCGAGGCCGTACCAGAGCGGGATCGGCACACCGAAGAAGCGCTGGCGCGACACGAGCCAGTCGCCCGTGAGGCCGCCGACCCAGTTCTCGTAGCGCACACGCATGAAGTCGGGGTGCCACGACAGCTCCGTGCCGTGCGCGAGCAGCTCGTCGCGGAGTTCGCCGTCGCGGGCTCCGTTGCGGATGTACCACTGGCGCGTGGACACGATCTCGAGCGGGCGGTCGCCCTTCTCGAAGAACTTCACGGCGTGGTTGAAAGGCTTGCCGACGGCGGTCATGTCGCCCGTCTCCTGCAGCTTCTCGACGATCGCCTTGCGAGCGGAGAACACGGTCTTGCCGGCGAGCTCGGCGGCGTACCAGTCGGCGGCCTCCGCGTTCGCCACGATCGACGGGGCGGTCGGGAGGAAGCGTCCGTCGAGACCGATCGTCGTCATGTTGGGCAGGTCGTGACCGTCGGCGGTGCGCAGTTCGCGCCACCAGATGATGTCGGTCACGTCGCCGAAGGTGCAGACCATCGCGGCGCCGGTGCCCTTGTCGGGCTGGGCGAGGTGGTGGCCGTGGATCTCGATCTCGGCACCGAAGAACGGCGTCCGCACCTTGGTGCCGATCAGGTGCTTGTGCGGGCCCTCCGGGTGCGTCACGATCGCGATGCACGCGGGGAGCAGCTCCGGACGGGTGGTCTCGATCGTGATCGAGCCCGAGTCGTCGGCGAAGGGGAAATCGATCGTGTGGTAGGCGGCCTGCTGGTCGCGGTCCTCGAGCTCCGCCTGCGCGATCGCCGAGCGGAAGTCGATGTCCCACAGCGTGGGCGCGAGGGACTGATAGGCCTCGCCGCGCTCCAGGTTGCGGAGGAAGGCGAGCTGGCTCTGACGGATCGTGTCGTCGGAGATGGTGCGGTACGTCTGGGTCCAGTCGACGCTGAGACCGAGCTGACGGAACAGCGCCTCGAACTGCTTCTCGTCCTCGACGGTCAGGCGCTCGCACAGCTCGATGAAGTTACGGCGGCTGATCGGCACCTGGTCGGCGGCGCGGCTCGACTTGTTGTCGCCGCCCTCGAACGGGGGAGTGAAGTCCGGGTCGTACGGGAGCGACGGGTCGCAGCGCACGCCGTAGTAGTTCTGCACGCGGCGCTCGGTGGGGAGGCCGTTGTCGTCCCAGCCCATCGGGTAGAACACCGTCTTGCCGCGCATGCGCTCGTAGCGGGCCTTCACGTCGGTGTGCGTGTACGAGAACACGTGGCCGATGTGGAGGCTGCCGGACGCCGTCGGCGGCGGAGTGTCGATCGAGTAGACGCCGTCGCGGCCCGCCTGCGCGGCGCGGATGCGGTCGAACAGGTACGTGCCCCGCTCGGACCACGCTTCGCCCCACTTCGCTTCGAGGCCTTCGAGTACGGGCTTGTCAGGGATCTGAGAGAGTGCGGACTCGGACATGGAGGTCTCCTCGAGCGATGTATGCGGCACTGTGTGAGCGTGCCTGAGTGTGGGTTGTGGCTCCAGTGTACCGATCGCCGTCGTGCGGGGCCCCTGCGTGCACATCGACCGAGTCCAAGAATCGGCAATACACTGGATTCATCCCGACCCGTTCTTCCGAGGAATAGCCATGCCCGCACACCCCGCACGTCGCGTTCTTCCCCTCGTCGCCCTCAGCGCGGTCACCGCGCTGGCGCTGAGCGCCTGCTCCACCGGCGCATCCGACTCAGAAGGCGCAGAGCTCGTGTGGTCGATCGAGGGCGCCAACCTCGCCGCGGGGCACATGGATCCCCAGGTGAGCCAGCTCGACGTGTCGGGGATGGTGCAGCGCGCCGTGCTCGACTCCCTCGTCTTCCAGGAGGCGGACGGATCGTTCACGCCCTGGCTCGCCACGGAGTGGGAGGTGTCGGACGACAGCACCGAGTACACCTTCGTCCTCCGCGACGATGTGACGTTCACCGACGGCGAGCCCTTCGACGCCGCAGCGGTCAAGGCGAACTTCGACCGCATCGTCGACCCCGAGACGGAGTCCGCCCAGGCGGCGAGCATGCTCGGAGCGGACTTCTACGAAGGCACCGAGGTCATCGACGAGCACACCGTGAAAGTGTCGTTCACGCAGCCGTACGCCCCGTTCCTCCAGGCGGCGAGCACGCCGCAGCTCGGGTTCTACTCGCCGGCCGTGCTCGAGGAGTCCGCCGGCCAGCTCAAGGCGGGTGGCCCCGGCATCACGGTCGGCACCGGCCCCTACGAGCTCACCGAGTACACGCCCGACCAGGAGATCGTCTACACACGCAACGACGACTACGCCTGGGGGCCGCACGGCGAGAAGGCCCCCGAAGTCGAGACGCTGCGCGTCGAGATCCAGCCGGAGGCCTCGGTGCGAACCGGCGTGGTGCAGAGTGGCGAGGCCGACATCGCGAGCAACATCCCGCCGAACCTCGCCGGTGACCTCGGCGACGGGATCACGGTCGACTCCGTCGAGTACCCCGGGCTGCCCTACTCGCTGTACCTCAACGAGAAGTACGGTGTCTTCGCCGACGAGAAGGTGCGGCAGGCGTTCGCCCGGGGCATCGACGTCGACGCCGCGGTCGAGGAGATCTTCTTCGGTCAGTTCCCGCGGGCGTGGAGCATCCTCGGCCCGACCACTCCCGGCTACGACGCGGCGCTCGAGGACAGCTGGCCCTATGACCCCGAGGCGGCGAATGCGCTGCTCGACGAGGCCGGATGGACGGAGCGCGACGCCGACGGCATCCGCATGAAGGACGGTCAGCCGCTCTCGGTGCGCTGGATCGCCTACACGCCCGTCCCCGACGACCGTGCGGCTCTCGCCAACGCGATCCAGTCCGACCTGAAGGCGATCGGCATCGACGTCGTCCGCGAGGTCCTGGAGCCCGGCGCGTACAACGAGCAGTACGGACCCAAGACCTTCGACCTGACCGACTGGGGCTTCTCGGGCGTCGACCCCGACCTGCTGCGCAACCACCTGCACACCGACGGGTTCCAGAACGCCTCGCAGGTCTCCGACCCCGAGGTCGACGGTCTGCTCGAGCAGGCCGTCGCCACGAGCGACCAGGGCCAGCGCGACGCGCTGTACGTGCAGCTGCAGGAGTGGAACGCCACCCACCAGGCGATCGTGCCGCTGTACGTGCCGTCGGCGATCACGGCCGTCGGCGAGCGCGTCAGCGGTCTGCAGTACGACCTGTACGGGCGGCCGCTGTTCTACGATGTGAGCGTCGACTGACCGGGATCGGTCGCTGAGCGATCGGAGCGGGACGAACGTGAAGGCTGCGCTGTTCCGGATCGCGGGACTCGCGGCATCCGTCGTGGTGGTTCTCTGGGGAGCGGCCACTCTCGCCTTCTTGGCGTTCCGGGTGATCCCCGGGGATCCGGTGTCGGTCATGCTCGGACCGCAGGCCCAGGTGAGCGAGGCCGTGAAGGACGGCATCCGGGCGGAACTCGGACTCGACCGTCCGCCGTTCGAGCAGTACCTCTCCTTCATCGGACAGCTCGCCCGGGGCGACCTCGGGGAGTCGTACCAGCTGCGGATGCCGGTGACCGAGGTGATCGGCCGGCAGCTCGGCGCCACGCTGCAGCTGTCAGCGCTGGCGCTGCTCATCGCGGTGGTGCTCGCGCTCGCCGTCACGCTGCTCGTGCGCGGCCGGGTGGGGCGTTCGGTCGCCGCCGGTGTCGAGCTCGTCATCCTGTCGTCCCCCGTGTTCTGGATCGGCCTCGTGCTGCTGAGCGTGTTCGCCTTCGGGCTCGGATGGTTCCCCGTCTCCGGTGCGCGCAACCCCGCGACGATCGTGCTGCCGGCGGTCACGCTGGCTCTCCCGGTCGCGGCGCTGCTCAGCCAGGTCCTGCGCGACGGGCTCACCCAGGCGGAGCGGATGCCGTTCGCCGAGACCGTCCGCGCGCGGGGCGCCAGTGCCGGCTGGTTCACGCTGCGGCACGGACTTCGCCACGGAGCGGCAGGCGCGATCACGCTCGCCGCCTATCTCACGGGTTCCGTGCTCGGCGGTGCGGTGCTCGTCGAGACCGTGTTCGCGCGGTCGGGGCTGGGCCGCGTCACTCTCGCGGCGATCAGCAACCGCGACCTTCCCGTGATCACCGGCATCATCCTGCTCAGCGCTGTCGTGTTCGTCGTCGTGAACCTCGTCGTCGAGCTGCTGCATCCGCTCATCGACCCGCGGCTGCGCACACACCGGGCGCGTGCAGCGGGGCGCCCCTCGACGGCGGTGCTCCGGTGAGGCGTGCTCAGGCCGTGCTGCTGTGGTGCGCGGTCGCCGTCCTCGCCGTGCTGGCGTTCGCCGCGCTGTTCCCCTCGCTCCTGTCGACGCACGACCCGCTGCAGACCGACGTGCGCGCGGCGCTGCAGCCGCCGAGCGCCGATCACCTCTTCGGCACGGACCAGAGCGGCCGCGACGTGTTCTCGCGCGTGGTCCACGGGGCGGGCCGCTCCATCGGCATCGGACTGCTGGCGACCGCGATCGCCCTCGTCGCCGGACTCATCGTCGGCGCCCTGGCCGGGGTCGCGCCGCGCGCCGTGGACACCGGTCTGATGCGCGTGAACGACGTGCTCATGGCGTTCCCGGAGTTCCTCGTCGCGCTCGTCGTCATCGCCGTGCTCGGCCCCGGTGCGGTCAACATCGCCGTCGCGGTGACCCTCGCCGCCGTGCCGGTGTACGTCCGTCTCGCCCGCGTCCAGACCCGCGTCCTGCGCGGGATGGAGCACGTCGAGGCCGCTCGCATCCTGGGGGTCGCCCCGGTCACGGCGTTCGTGCGTCATGTCGCGCCCGGCGTGCTGGGCTCGCTGAGCGTGCTCGCGACCATCGGCATCGGATCCAGCATCCTCGCCGCGGCGGGGCTGAGCTTCCTCGGGCTCGGCCCGTCCGAACCGACGCCCGAATGGGGCCTGATGCTCGCCGGTGGTCGCAACGTGCTCGGGCAGGCGTGGTGGATCGCGGTGTTCCCGGGGATCGCCATCACCGTGACGGTGGTCGCCGCGACGATCGTCGGGCGCACCCTCCGCGCGCGGGCCGAAGGGCGGACGACGTGACCGCCGCGCTGGAGGTGACGGGGCTCCGCATCGATCTCGGAGCGCAGCCCGTCGTCGACGAGGTCTCGCTGCGCGTCGAGCCGGGGGAGTGCGTCGCCGTCGTCGGCGAATCCGGAGCGGGCAAATCGCTCACCGCGCGCGCCCTGCTCGGTCTCGCCCCCGCGGACGCCCGAGTGCGCATGGACGCGCTGACGATCGACGGCACCGACGCCCGGGCACTGAGTGAACGTCGCTGGCGGGATCTGCGCGGCCGACGCATCGCCCTCGTGTCGCAGGACGCCCTGGTGTCACTCGATCCGCTGCAGCGGATCGGCGATGCCGTCGCGGAGCCGCTGCACCTGCACCGTCTGGTGAGCGGTCGGACCGGGGCACAGGACCGCGTGCGCGACCTCCTGCAGCGGGTGTGGATGCCGGACGTCGAGCGCCGCGCACGTCAGCACCCTCACGAGCTGTCCGGCGGGCTCAGGCAGCGCGCGCTGATCGCCTCCGCGCTCGCCGCCGACCCCGCGGTGCTCATCGCCGACGAACCCACCACGGCGCTCGACGCCACCGTGCAGGCGAGGATCCTCGGTCTCCTGCGCGACATCGCGGACGCCGGGACGGCCGTCGTGTTCATCAGCCACGACTTCGCCGCCGTGCGCCGGGTGGCCGACCGGGTGCTGGTCATGCGCGGGGGACGGGTCGTGGAGACCGGCCCGGTGACGGAGGTGCTGGAGAACCCGCAGCACGAGTACACGCGGCAGCTGATCGCCGCGACGATCCACGAACCGCGGGAGAGCGCCGCGGGCCCCGAGCGCTCCGTCCTCGTCGCGAACGGGGTCACGAAGTCCTTCGGCGGCGTGACCGCGGTCGACGATGCCTCGTTCGCGGTGGCGGAGGGGCGCACGCTCGGCGTGGTCGGCGAGTCGGGATCGGGCAAGACGACCCTCGCCCGCATGATCGTCGGCGTCGAGCGCCCCGACGCGGGGACCCTGCAGTGGTCGGCGCCCCGACGGGTGCAGCTCGTGCACCAGAACCCCCTCGGCGCGTTCGACCCCCGGTGGACCATCGGCCGTTCGCTGCGGGAGGCGCTCGCCGCCGGCGGGGTTCCCCGCTCCGCGCGTGCCCGCCGCGTGGATGAGCTGCTGCGCGAGGTCGATCTCGACGCGAGCCTCGCGCGTCGCCGACCCCACGCCCTCTCCGGCGGGCAGCGTCAGCGCGCTGCCATCGCCCGAGCGCTCGCCGCCGACCCGCAGGTGCTCGTCCTCGACGAACCCGTCTCCGCGCTCGACCCGTCCGTGCGCGAGCGCGTCCTGCGCCTGCTGCTCCGACTGCAGCGCGAGCGCGACCTCACCATGATCCTCGTGTCGCACGACCTCGATGTGGTCGGCGCCGTCGCGGACGACGTGATCGTCATGCAACACGGGGCGATCGTCGAGCAGGGCGCGGTGAGGGCGGTGTTCGCTGCGCCGCAGCATCCGTTCACGAAGGAGCTGCTCGCGGCGGGCGGTCCGGTCAGTCGATGACGCGGATGCCGATGCTCGCCGCGAGGACCGGCGCGAGCTGCTGCACCTGGAACGACGACAGCGTCGTACCACGCAGGCTGTGGGCGTCGAGGAAGGCGCCCGCGTCGAGCCCGCGCAGGTCGACGTGCGTGGCACGAAGGCCTCGAGGGTCGACCTCGTCGCTGCGCGTCTCGGAGAACCGGACGCGCGTGAGCTCGGCCTGGGGCATGTCGAGGGTGCGGATGTCGCACTCGGCGATCTCGACGTCGGTGCCCTTCGCCCCGCCGAGGTTCAGGTAGTCGATCCGCACGCCGCGCAGTTCGAGTTCGTCGATGCGCGCTCCGCTGAGGTCGAGGGTGCCGACACGACCGCCGTCGATCCGGACGCGGCGCACGTTCGCATCCCGCATCCGCAGTGAGGCGATGCGGGCACCGGCCACAGCCACGTCGATGAGGGTCGCTCCCGTGAGGTCGACGCTGTCGGCGTCCGCGCTGATCGTGCACTGCTCGAGCGAAGAATGCGCGAGGTCGACGTCGCCGACGAGATCGAGGGCGACCCCAAGGAGGTCGGCGCCCCGCGCGGGATCAGCCGCGTCGAGCCGCGGCGGGAGGTCGGGAGGGGAGACGCGAGGGGCCACGAGGGCGTCGGATGCGCGAGCCATGCGTCGAGCGTAGGCCGGGGTGCCGACCTTGTCGTGTCGCAGATGTGCACCCGCGTCGCAGGGCCGGGCCTCATTCCTGCGACGGGAGTGCGAAAGTGCGACGGGAACGCGGATGCAGGAGGCGCCGGGCCCCGCGTACAATGGAGTCACGAGCATCGATCCGGCCATCACCGGGGAGCTCTCGGAAGAACACTCCGACAGGCTCAGCGCAGGCCGGAGCAAGTAGAACCGAGCGGGGCAGGCCCGTCACAGCCGCAGTGAGAGTGGTCCCGCCGTGAGGCGCGGCACGCGAGGTGGTACCGCGGTCCATCCGGGGAGTGAATCCGGAGGGTCGTCCTCGCAGCAGCATCCGCCACGACTCCTGCGAGACGACATGACCTACCCGCGTTCCTCC is a window from the Microbacterium sp. LWO14-1.2 genome containing:
- a CDS encoding ABC transporter ATP-binding protein, coding for MTAALEVTGLRIDLGAQPVVDEVSLRVEPGECVAVVGESGAGKSLTARALLGLAPADARVRMDALTIDGTDARALSERRWRDLRGRRIALVSQDALVSLDPLQRIGDAVAEPLHLHRLVSGRTGAQDRVRDLLQRVWMPDVERRARQHPHELSGGLRQRALIASALAADPAVLIADEPTTALDATVQARILGLLRDIADAGTAVVFISHDFAAVRRVADRVLVMRGGRVVETGPVTEVLENPQHEYTRQLIAATIHEPRESAAGPERSVLVANGVTKSFGGVTAVDDASFAVAEGRTLGVVGESGSGKTTLARMIVGVERPDAGTLQWSAPRRVQLVHQNPLGAFDPRWTIGRSLREALAAGGVPRSARARRVDELLREVDLDASLARRRPHALSGGQRQRAAIARALAADPQVLVLDEPVSALDPSVRERVLRLLLRLQRERDLTMILVSHDLDVVGAVADDVIVMQHGAIVEQGAVRAVFAAPQHPFTKELLAAGGPVSR
- a CDS encoding ABC transporter permease; translated protein: MKAALFRIAGLAASVVVVLWGAATLAFLAFRVIPGDPVSVMLGPQAQVSEAVKDGIRAELGLDRPPFEQYLSFIGQLARGDLGESYQLRMPVTEVIGRQLGATLQLSALALLIAVVLALAVTLLVRGRVGRSVAAGVELVILSSPVFWIGLVLLSVFAFGLGWFPVSGARNPATIVLPAVTLALPVAALLSQVLRDGLTQAERMPFAETVRARGASAGWFTLRHGLRHGAAGAITLAAYLTGSVLGGAVLVETVFARSGLGRVTLAAISNRDLPVITGIILLSAVVFVVVNLVVELLHPLIDPRLRTHRARAAGRPSTAVLR
- a CDS encoding pentapeptide repeat-containing protein — its product is MARASDALVAPRVSPPDLPPRLDAADPARGADLLGVALDLVGDVDLAHSSLEQCTISADADSVDLTGATLIDVAVAGARIASLRMRDANVRRVRIDGGRVGTLDLSGARIDELELRGVRIDYLNLGGAKGTDVEIAECDIRTLDMPQAELTRVRFSETRSDEVDPRGLRATHVDLRGLDAGAFLDAHSLRGTTLSSFQVQQLAPVLAASIGIRVID
- the valS gene encoding valine--tRNA ligase; the encoded protein is MSESALSQIPDKPVLEGLEAKWGEAWSERGTYLFDRIRAAQAGRDGVYSIDTPPPTASGSLHIGHVFSYTHTDVKARYERMRGKTVFYPMGWDDNGLPTERRVQNYYGVRCDPSLPYDPDFTPPFEGGDNKSSRAADQVPISRRNFIELCERLTVEDEKQFEALFRQLGLSVDWTQTYRTISDDTIRQSQLAFLRNLERGEAYQSLAPTLWDIDFRSAIAQAELEDRDQQAAYHTIDFPFADDSGSITIETTRPELLPACIAIVTHPEGPHKHLIGTKVRTPFFGAEIEIHGHHLAQPDKGTGAAMVCTFGDVTDIIWWRELRTADGHDLPNMTTIGLDGRFLPTAPSIVANAEAADWYAAELAGKTVFSARKAIVEKLQETGDMTAVGKPFNHAVKFFEKGDRPLEIVSTRQWYIRNGARDGELRDELLAHGTELSWHPDFMRVRYENWVGGLTGDWLVSRQRFFGVPIPLWYGLDENGERDYDRVLTPDHAALPIDPTTDVPAGYSEDQRGVPGGFDAEADILDTWATSSLTPQLAGGWQRDEELWQLTSPFDLRPQGQDIIRTWLFSTMLRSTLEDGRSPWRNAAISGFIVDPDRKKMSKSKGNVVTPADILDAHGSDAVRYWAASSRLGMDAAFDPQNPTQVKIGRRLAIKVLNAAKFVLSFPVPEGAQVTHALDASMLTALDAVVVEATKAFENYDQAKALEVTEAFFWTFCDDYLELVKERAYNQADVGQASAALALRLALSTLLRLLAPVISFATEEVWSWFEEGSVHTAAWPEPLRIDGDIAVLSAASEALIGIRRAKTEAKASQKTPVSRAEIAAPAAKLDALRAAADDLRAVGRIAELEFTEAAEFAVTIELAPAEEA
- a CDS encoding helix-turn-helix domain-containing protein — translated: MTNQRESRSLDAGALKALAHPLRVRIFDLLSERGPQTASTLAALVGETSGSMSYHLRALAAHDLIREVEGRGTARERWWERPKGRIDLPGPDDTMTPSNRASAQIVTAEFFRLRHETLLAYLNRSEADIPEEWRDAGIIMTTYLDLTAEQMSELKAELTAVVDRVVDRYQGQTGPDVRRVTLRTELFDLPADARTEES
- a CDS encoding ABC transporter permease, with product MRRAQAVLLWCAVAVLAVLAFAALFPSLLSTHDPLQTDVRAALQPPSADHLFGTDQSGRDVFSRVVHGAGRSIGIGLLATAIALVAGLIVGALAGVAPRAVDTGLMRVNDVLMAFPEFLVALVVIAVLGPGAVNIAVAVTLAAVPVYVRLARVQTRVLRGMEHVEAARILGVAPVTAFVRHVAPGVLGSLSVLATIGIGSSILAAAGLSFLGLGPSEPTPEWGLMLAGGRNVLGQAWWIAVFPGIAITVTVVAATIVGRTLRARAEGRTT
- a CDS encoding ABC transporter substrate-binding protein; the protein is MPAHPARRVLPLVALSAVTALALSACSTGASDSEGAELVWSIEGANLAAGHMDPQVSQLDVSGMVQRAVLDSLVFQEADGSFTPWLATEWEVSDDSTEYTFVLRDDVTFTDGEPFDAAAVKANFDRIVDPETESAQAASMLGADFYEGTEVIDEHTVKVSFTQPYAPFLQAASTPQLGFYSPAVLEESAGQLKAGGPGITVGTGPYELTEYTPDQEIVYTRNDDYAWGPHGEKAPEVETLRVEIQPEASVRTGVVQSGEADIASNIPPNLAGDLGDGITVDSVEYPGLPYSLYLNEKYGVFADEKVRQAFARGIDVDAAVEEIFFGQFPRAWSILGPTTPGYDAALEDSWPYDPEAANALLDEAGWTERDADGIRMKDGQPLSVRWIAYTPVPDDRAALANAIQSDLKAIGIDVVREVLEPGAYNEQYGPKTFDLTDWGFSGVDPDLLRNHLHTDGFQNASQVSDPEVDGLLEQAVATSDQGQRDALYVQLQEWNATHQAIVPLYVPSAITAVGERVSGLQYDLYGRPLFYDVSVD
- a CDS encoding glycine C-acetyltransferase, with protein sequence MYGTFGKHVATELAGIEEAGLTKRERGIRGPQRAEITADGEDVLNFCANNYLGLADDQRILDAAKSALDEWGYGLASVRFICGTQEQHLELERRLAGFLGTDDAILYSSCFDANGGVFETLFSAEDAIISDELNHASIIDGIRLSKAHRLRYRNRDMADLEEQLRAASDARFRVVVTDGVFSMDGYIAPLAEICDLAERYDALVFVDDSHAVGFVGENGRGTPELCGVADRVDIYTGTFGKALGGASGGYVASHADIVALLRQRSRPYLFSNTLASSIVAGTLTALDLVEGSADLRARLRENAALFRERITEEGFDLLPGEHPIVPVMFGDAALTARIAAEMQRQGVYVTAFSFPVVPRGLARIRVQLSAAHTAAQIERCVSAFVAARAAVS